A region of uncultured Desulfobacter sp. DNA encodes the following proteins:
- a CDS encoding DUF1302 family protein, translated as MISAVIFSLAVLLVQVLPGPRSLMAMDTEFSGFLETRHNVQVKSPNDILASETLARLELTAVQGGFTAFGAVNLSANHLLEEESGVSLHEGYLDYVRGNATLRAGRQIIIWGQADGIRIVDNVSPLDYSETITRDFDEMRMAVDAFNFKYASGWGDLQILWIPVYKSGEQPSTDSPWYLGGYGDNTVAPANEPDDPFKDSELALRYTRYLSGMDLALSYLYAWNDFPCYQQSGTVLEPVYDRVHILGAEFSKPWGEFVFRAEAAWFAGSLVQGYDSDYFTAQKDRIKWLAGLDWYPGGDWTLSWQYSQDHILNAGTNLTESGCAKTATMSLSKDLFREKLTLSAFGYMDVDKKDYLVRLTGEYQFIDNLEIFLGTDIFAGDRKGSFGRYKDNTQAWTKIKYHF; from the coding sequence ATGATTTCTGCGGTCATTTTCAGCCTGGCCGTACTGCTGGTCCAGGTTTTGCCGGGACCCCGGTCCCTGATGGCCATGGACACCGAATTTTCAGGTTTCCTGGAGACCCGCCACAACGTCCAGGTCAAATCTCCCAACGATATTCTGGCCTCGGAAACCCTGGCCCGCCTGGAACTGACCGCCGTCCAGGGAGGTTTTACGGCCTTTGGAGCGGTCAATCTGTCTGCCAACCATCTGCTGGAGGAGGAATCGGGGGTCAGCCTGCACGAAGGATATCTGGATTATGTACGGGGCAATGCCACGCTGCGGGCCGGCCGCCAGATCATTATCTGGGGCCAGGCAGACGGCATTCGGATCGTGGACAATGTATCCCCCCTGGACTACTCCGAAACCATCACCCGGGACTTTGACGAAATGCGCATGGCCGTGGATGCCTTCAATTTCAAGTATGCATCCGGGTGGGGAGACCTGCAAATTCTGTGGATTCCGGTTTATAAATCCGGGGAACAGCCGTCCACGGACAGCCCCTGGTACCTGGGCGGCTATGGCGACAATACGGTGGCACCGGCCAACGAACCCGATGACCCGTTCAAAGACAGTGAACTGGCATTGCGGTATACCCGTTACCTGTCCGGCATGGACCTGGCCCTTTCCTATTTGTACGCCTGGAACGATTTCCCCTGTTACCAGCAGTCCGGTACTGTCCTGGAGCCGGTGTACGACCGGGTTCATATTCTGGGCGCAGAATTTTCAAAACCCTGGGGGGAATTTGTTTTCAGGGCAGAAGCGGCCTGGTTTGCGGGGAGCCTGGTCCAGGGATATGACAGCGATTATTTTACCGCACAAAAGGATCGTATCAAATGGCTCGCCGGTTTGGACTGGTACCCGGGAGGTGACTGGACCCTGTCCTGGCAGTATTCCCAGGACCATATCCTGAACGCCGGAACAAATCTGACCGAAAGCGGCTGTGCCAAAACAGCAACCATGAGCCTCTCAAAGGATCTGTTCAGGGAAAAGCTGACCCTGTCGGCCTTTGGATACATGGATGTTGACAAAAAGGACTATCTGGTCCGTCTGACCGGGGAATACCAGTTCATTGACAACCTGGAAATTTTTCTGGGGACAGACATTTTCGCAGGCGACCGGAAGGGAAGCTTTGGGCGGTATAAAGACAACACCCAGGCCTGGACAAAGATAAAGTATCATTTTTAA